The sequence below is a genomic window from Streptomyces sudanensis.
ACTCCACGCGCGTGGCGGAGGCGAGGGCGACGCGCTCCTCCGGCCGGAGGCCGAGGGCGATGAGGCCCGCGGCGATCGCGTACACGCGGTCCGCGGTCCGGGCCCAGGTGAGCGACTTCCACTCGTCGGGCCCCCGGCCGGCGGGGGACGGCACCGGATAGCGGTACGCCTCCGCGTCCGGGGTCTTCGCCACCCGCTCGAGGAAGAGGCTCGCCACGGAGGGCGGGCGGTTCTCGATCTGCTTCTGCGTGTCGCTCACGGGCGTCCTCCGGCGGGCCTGGCAGGTACCGCGCACGCGGCGTGCGGGCACTTCGCTGCTGCGGGAAAAGCGGGTCGACGGCTGGATGTTTAACTCGCGGGTAACCACCGAGCGGGATCAGGTTAGAACGCCGTCGTCCCCTGCGTAAGAGGCCGTGGCCTGGGTGTTCATACCCGGTTCATAACGACTGTGGCCTCCCGGTGAAAACACGGAGGCGCCCGTCCGTCATCCGGACGGGCGCCTCCGTACGACGGGGGGCGCGGAACGGCGGCCGGGTCGGCGGCCGGACGCCGGGGCTACTTCTTGGCCTTGCCCCCGGACTCGTCGCTGGACAGCACCGCGATGAAGGCCTCCTGCGGAACCTCCACGGAGCCGACCATCTTCATCCGCTTCTTGCCCTCCTTCTGCTTCTCCAGCAGCTTCCGCTTCCGGGAGATGTCACCGCCGTAGCACTTGGCGAGGACGTCCTTGCGGATGGCGCGGATCGTCTCGCGGGCGATGACCCGGGAACCGATGGCCGCCTGGATCGGCACCTCGAACGCCTGCCGCGGGATGAGCTCGCGCAGCTTCGCCACCAGCCGCACGCCGTACGCGTACGCCGCGTCCTTGTGGGTGATGGCGGAGAAGGCGTCGACCTTGTCGCCGTGCAGCAGGATGTCGACCTTCACCAGGGAGCTGCTCTGCTCGCCGGTGGGCTCGTAGTCCAGGGACGCGTAGCCGCGGGTCTTGGACTTCAGCTGGTCGAAGAAGTCGAAGACGATCTCGGCGAGGGGCAGGGTGTAGCGGATCTCGACGCGGTCCTCGGAGAGGTAGTCCATGCCCAGGAGGGTGCCGCGGCGGTTCTGGCACAGCTCCATGATCGAGCCGATGAACTCGGACGGCGCGAGGATCGTGGCGCGGACGACCGGCTCGTACACCTCGGCGATCTTGCCCTCGGGGAACTCGCTCGGGTTGGTGACGGTGTGCTCGCTGCCGTCCTCCATCACGACCCGGTAGACCACGTTCGGCGCGGTGGCGATCAGGTCGAGGCCGAACTCCCGCTCCAGGCGCTCGCGGATCACGTCCAGGTGGAGCAGGCCGAGGAAGCCCACGCGGAAGCCGAAGCCGAGCGCCGCGGAGGTCTCCGGCTCGTACACCAGGGCGGCGTCGTTGAGCTGGAGCTTGTCCAGGGCGTCGCGCAGCTCCGGGTAGTCCGAGCCGTCCAGCGGGTACAGGCCGGAGAACACCATCGGCTTGGGGTCCTTGTAGCCGCCGAGCGCCTCCTGGGCCCCCTTCGACTGGCTGGTGATCGTGTCGCCGACCTTCGACTGGCGGACGTCCTTCACACCGGTGATCAGGTAGCCCACCTCGCCCACGCCGAGGCCGTCGGCCGCGAGCATCTCCGGCGAGTTGGTGCCGATCTCCAGCAGCTCGTGGGTGGCGCCGGTCGACATCATGCGGATGCGCTCGCGCTTGTTGAGCTGTCCGTCGACGACGCGGACGTAGGTGACGACGCCCCGGTACGAGTCGTAGACCGAGTCGAAGATCATCGCGCGGGCGGGGGCGTCGGCGACGCCCACCGGGGCCGGCACGTCCCTGACGACGCGGTCGAGGAGGGCCTCGACGCCCAGGCCCGTCTTGGCCGACACCCGCATCACGTCGTCGGGCTCGCAGCCCACCAGGTTCGCCAGCTCCTCGGCGAACTTCTCCGGCTGGGCGGCCGGGAGGTCGATCTTGTTGAGGACCGGGACGATGGCGAGGTCGTTCTCCATCGCCAGGTACAGGTTGGCCAGGGTCTGCGCCTCGATGCCCTGGGCCGCGTCGACGAGGAGGATCGTGCCCTCGCAGGCGGCGAGGGAGCGCGACACCTCGTACGTGAAGTCCACGTGCCCCGGGGTGTCGATCATGTTGAGGATGTGGGTGGTGCCCCGCAGCTCGCCCTCGGTGGGCGCCCAGGGCAGACGGACCGCCTGGGACTTGATGGTGATGCCGCGCTCGCGCTCGATGTCCATGCGGTCGAGGTACTGGGCGCGCATCTGCCGCTGCTCGACCACGCCGGTCAGCTGGAGCATCCGGTCGGCAAGGGTCGACTTGCCGTGGTCGATGTGCGCGATGATGCAGAAGTTGCGGATCAGCGCCGGGTCGGTACGGCTCGGCTCGGGCACGTGGGTAGGGGTCGCGGGCACGCAGGGTCCTGATTCTCGAGACGCCCGGGCGTACGCCGGTGTCTCTGCTCGGGTCGACGTCGGTATCGATACGTAGGTTCCATGGTCCCACGGACGGGGGCGGGGGTCCCACGGGCGGGGACGGACGCTCGGTTTGGGCTGCTCGAAGCGCTGCTGGTAGCCTGGGCAGCTGTGTCTCGTGGCCCTCTCAGCGGCGTGGCACACATCGAGGAATCCTTACGAACCTGAAAAGGCTCTTTCGTGGCGAACATCAAGTCCCAGATCAAGCGGAACAAGACGAACGAGAAGGCGCGCCTGCGCAACAAGGCCGTCAAGTCGTCGCTCAAGACCGCGATTCGCAAGGCCCGTGAGGCCGCCGCCTCCGGCGACGTCGAGAAGGCCACCGCGGCCACTCGCGAGGCGTCCCGCAAGCTGGACAAGGCCGTCTCCAAGGGCGTCATCCACAAGAACGCCGCCGCCAACAAGAAGTCGGCGCTGGCGTCCAAGCTGACCGCCCTGCAGGGCTGAGCTCCTGTAGTCCCGGGGCACCGTCCCCGGAACCGGCCGGTACTCCCGCGGGCCTGCGCCCCGGGGTGACGGACCGGACGACTTGATCGCCGGAAGGGATCCAGCGGGCCCTCTCAACCACGCTCCCGCCCGGCACCCCGAGCCCGTACGCGGCCTGCGTTCGCCACGCGGGTACGGACTCACCAGGAACACACCGAAGGCCTCGGCCCCCGCTCTTTCCCCAGACGGGCGACCGGGGCCTTCGGCGTACCCGCGGGCGGGGCGGGCGGCGGGACGGCGATCGCGGGTGCGTGCGGGCGCCGGGGTCAACGGCGGGAGCGGGCGGCACGGGCGACGGCGACCACCGCCTTCTCCAAGGCGTACTCGGGGTCGTCGCCGCCGCCCTTGACCCCCGCGTCGGCCTCGGCGACGGCCCTCAGGGCCGCGGCCACGCCGTCGGGGGTCCAGCCGCGCATCTGCTGCCGTACGCGGTCGATCTTCCACGGCGGCATGCCCAGCTCGCGGGCGAGGTCGGCGGGCCGCCCGCCCCGGGCGGAGGAGAGCTTGCCGACGGCCCGCACGCCCTGCGCCAGAGCGCTGGTGATCAGTACG
It includes:
- the lepA gene encoding translation elongation factor 4, with amino-acid sequence MPATPTHVPEPSRTDPALIRNFCIIAHIDHGKSTLADRMLQLTGVVEQRQMRAQYLDRMDIERERGITIKSQAVRLPWAPTEGELRGTTHILNMIDTPGHVDFTYEVSRSLAACEGTILLVDAAQGIEAQTLANLYLAMENDLAIVPVLNKIDLPAAQPEKFAEELANLVGCEPDDVMRVSAKTGLGVEALLDRVVRDVPAPVGVADAPARAMIFDSVYDSYRGVVTYVRVVDGQLNKRERIRMMSTGATHELLEIGTNSPEMLAADGLGVGEVGYLITGVKDVRQSKVGDTITSQSKGAQEALGGYKDPKPMVFSGLYPLDGSDYPELRDALDKLQLNDAALVYEPETSAALGFGFRVGFLGLLHLDVIRERLEREFGLDLIATAPNVVYRVVMEDGSEHTVTNPSEFPEGKIAEVYEPVVRATILAPSEFIGSIMELCQNRRGTLLGMDYLSEDRVEIRYTLPLAEIVFDFFDQLKSKTRGYASLDYEPTGEQSSSLVKVDILLHGDKVDAFSAITHKDAAYAYGVRLVAKLRELIPRQAFEVPIQAAIGSRVIARETIRAIRKDVLAKCYGGDISRKRKLLEKQKEGKKRMKMVGSVEVPQEAFIAVLSSDESGGKAKK
- the rpsT gene encoding 30S ribosomal protein S20; the protein is MANIKSQIKRNKTNEKARLRNKAVKSSLKTAIRKAREAAASGDVEKATAATREASRKLDKAVSKGVIHKNAAANKKSALASKLTALQG